One Longimicrobiales bacterium DNA window includes the following coding sequences:
- a CDS encoding ribose-phosphate pyrophosphokinase translates to MVDHPAQAPMLLLSGTANRPLAEEIGRHMGLPLGDSTVKRFADGEIFVRINQNARGRDVYIIQPTPPSADHIMELLLLVDAAKRASAARVSAIIPYFGYARQDRKDQPRVALGAKLVANLIEAAGTDKVLGMDFHTHQIQGFFDVPVDHLYAAPVLTHYFRSLELDHPVVVAPDVGAAKMARGFARRMNASFAIIDKRRPQQNIAEVMEVVGEVEGRPCIIVDDMIDTAGTLVSVVEALKERGAQNIYAAATHPILSGPARDRLSASPVEEVVVTNTLHVPEEKRFDKLRILSIAELLARAIRYTHSNESVSQLFD, encoded by the coding sequence ATGGTGGATCATCCCGCGCAGGCGCCCATGCTCCTGCTCTCCGGCACCGCGAACCGTCCGCTCGCGGAGGAGATCGGCAGGCACATGGGACTGCCGCTTGGCGATTCGACCGTCAAGCGCTTTGCGGACGGCGAGATCTTCGTCCGCATCAATCAGAATGCGCGCGGCCGGGATGTCTACATAATCCAGCCCACGCCGCCGTCCGCGGATCACATCATGGAGCTGCTGCTCCTGGTGGATGCTGCCAAGCGGGCATCGGCAGCGCGCGTATCGGCGATCATCCCGTACTTCGGGTACGCCCGGCAGGACCGCAAGGATCAGCCGCGTGTGGCCCTCGGCGCCAAGCTGGTTGCGAACCTTATCGAGGCCGCGGGCACGGATAAGGTGCTGGGAATGGATTTCCACACGCACCAGATCCAGGGCTTTTTCGATGTGCCGGTCGACCACCTGTATGCGGCGCCGGTGCTGACGCACTACTTCCGCAGCCTGGAGCTGGACCACCCGGTGGTGGTGGCGCCGGACGTCGGAGCAGCCAAGATGGCGCGCGGTTTTGCGCGACGCATGAACGCGAGCTTCGCGATCATCGACAAGCGCCGACCGCAGCAGAACATCGCGGAAGTGATGGAGGTAGTGGGCGAGGTGGAGGGGCGGCCGTGCATCATCGTCGATGACATGATCGACACGGCCGGCACGCTCGTCAGCGTGGTCGAGGCGCTGAAGGAGCGTGGCGCACAGAACATCTATGCGGCGGCCACCCACCCGATCCTGTCGGGTCCGGCGCGCGACCGGCTGAGCGCGTCGCCCGTAGAGGAAGTCGTCGTCACGAATACGTTGCATGTACCGGAGGAGAAGCGCTTCGACAAGCTGCGCATCCTCTCCATCGCGGAGCTGCTGGCCCGGGCCATCCGGTACACGCACTCGAATGAATCCGTCAGCCAGTTGTTTGACTAG